The following coding sequences lie in one Hippopotamus amphibius kiboko isolate mHipAmp2 chromosome 7, mHipAmp2.hap2, whole genome shotgun sequence genomic window:
- the SELENOI gene encoding ethanolaminephosphotransferase 1 isoform X3: MAGYEYVSPEQLAGFDKYKYSAVDTNPLSLYVMHPFWNTVVKVFPTWLAPNLLTFSGFLLVVFNFLLMAYFDPDFHASAPGHKHVPDWVWIVVGILNFVAYTLDGVDGKQARRTNSSTPLGELFDHGLDSWSCVYFVVTVYSIFGRGSSGVSVFVLYLLLWVVLFSFILSHWEKYNTGILFLPWGYDISQVTISFVYIVTAIVGVEAWLCIMCDSSNEFIELFQHGSSSHLQIF, from the exons ATGGCTGGTTACGAATACGTGAGCCCGGAGCAGCTGGCTGGCTTTGATAAATACAAG TACAGTGCTGTGGATACCAATCCACTCTCTCTGTATGTCATGCATCCATTTTGGAACACTGTAGTAAAG gtGTTTCCTACTTGGCTGGCTCCAAATCTGCTAACCTTTTCTGGCTTTCTGCTGGTTGTGTTCAATTTTCTGCTTATGGCATACTTTGATCCTGACTTTCATGCTTCAG CACCAGGTCACAAGCATGTACCTGACTGGGTTTGGATAGTAGTGGGCATCCTCAACTTCGTAGCCTACACTCTAG ATGGTGTGGATGGAAAGCAAGCCCGTAGAACCAATTCCAGCACCCCGTTAGGGGAGCTTTTCGACCATGGCCTGGATAGTTGGTCATGTGTTTACTTTGTCGTAACTGTGTATTCCATTTTTGGACGAGGATCATCTGGTGTCAGTGTTTTTGTTCTTTATCTCCTGCTGtgggtagttttattttctttcatcctgTCCCACTGGGAAAAGTATAACACAGGGATTCTTTTCTTGCCTTGGGGATATGACATTAGCCAGGTG ACTATTTCTTTTGTCTACATAGTGACTGCGATTGTGGGAGTTGAGGCCTG GTTGTGCATTATGTGTGACTCTTCCAATGAGTTTATTGAACTTTTTCag CATGGATCCTCCAGTCACCTTCAGATATTTTAG
- the SELENOI gene encoding ethanolaminephosphotransferase 1 isoform X2 yields the protein MAGYEYVSPEQLAGFDKYKYSAVDTNPLSLYVMHPFWNTVVKVFPTWLAPNLLTFSGFLLVVFNFLLMAYFDPDFHASAPGHKHVPDWVWIVVGILNFVAYTLDGVDGKQARRTNSSTPLGELFDHGLDSWSCVYFVVTVYSIFGRGSSGVSVFVLYLLLWVVLFSFILSHWEKYNTGILFLPWGYDISQVTISFVYIVTAIVGVEAWYEPFLFNFLYRDLFTAMIIGCALCVTLPMSLLNFFSMDPPVTFRYFRVTS from the exons ATGGCTGGTTACGAATACGTGAGCCCGGAGCAGCTGGCTGGCTTTGATAAATACAAG TACAGTGCTGTGGATACCAATCCACTCTCTCTGTATGTCATGCATCCATTTTGGAACACTGTAGTAAAG gtGTTTCCTACTTGGCTGGCTCCAAATCTGCTAACCTTTTCTGGCTTTCTGCTGGTTGTGTTCAATTTTCTGCTTATGGCATACTTTGATCCTGACTTTCATGCTTCAG CACCAGGTCACAAGCATGTACCTGACTGGGTTTGGATAGTAGTGGGCATCCTCAACTTCGTAGCCTACACTCTAG ATGGTGTGGATGGAAAGCAAGCCCGTAGAACCAATTCCAGCACCCCGTTAGGGGAGCTTTTCGACCATGGCCTGGATAGTTGGTCATGTGTTTACTTTGTCGTAACTGTGTATTCCATTTTTGGACGAGGATCATCTGGTGTCAGTGTTTTTGTTCTTTATCTCCTGCTGtgggtagttttattttctttcatcctgTCCCACTGGGAAAAGTATAACACAGGGATTCTTTTCTTGCCTTGGGGATATGACATTAGCCAGGTG ACTATTTCTTTTGTCTACATAGTGACTGCGATTGTGGGAGTTGAGGCCTGGTATGAACCTTTCCTGTTTAATTTCTTATATAGAGACCTATTCACTGCAATGATTATTG GTTGTGCATTATGTGTGACTCTTCCAATGAGTTTATTGAACTTTTTCag CATGGATCCTCCAGTCACCTTCAGATATTTTAGAGTTACATCCTAG
- the SELENOI gene encoding ethanolaminephosphotransferase 1 isoform X4: protein MAGYEYVSPEQLAGFDKYKYSAVDTNPLSLYVMHPFWNTVVKVFPTWLAPNLLTFSGFLLVVFNFLLMAYFDPDFHASAPGHKHVPDWVWIVVGILNFVAYTLDGVDGKQARRTNSSTPLGELFDHGLDSWSCVYFVVTVYSIFGRGSSGVSVFVLYLLLWVVLFSFILSHWEKYNTGILFLPWGYDISQVTISFVYIVTAIVGVEAWLCIMCDSSNEFIELFQKL from the exons ATGGCTGGTTACGAATACGTGAGCCCGGAGCAGCTGGCTGGCTTTGATAAATACAAG TACAGTGCTGTGGATACCAATCCACTCTCTCTGTATGTCATGCATCCATTTTGGAACACTGTAGTAAAG gtGTTTCCTACTTGGCTGGCTCCAAATCTGCTAACCTTTTCTGGCTTTCTGCTGGTTGTGTTCAATTTTCTGCTTATGGCATACTTTGATCCTGACTTTCATGCTTCAG CACCAGGTCACAAGCATGTACCTGACTGGGTTTGGATAGTAGTGGGCATCCTCAACTTCGTAGCCTACACTCTAG ATGGTGTGGATGGAAAGCAAGCCCGTAGAACCAATTCCAGCACCCCGTTAGGGGAGCTTTTCGACCATGGCCTGGATAGTTGGTCATGTGTTTACTTTGTCGTAACTGTGTATTCCATTTTTGGACGAGGATCATCTGGTGTCAGTGTTTTTGTTCTTTATCTCCTGCTGtgggtagttttattttctttcatcctgTCCCACTGGGAAAAGTATAACACAGGGATTCTTTTCTTGCCTTGGGGATATGACATTAGCCAGGTG ACTATTTCTTTTGTCTACATAGTGACTGCGATTGTGGGAGTTGAGGCCTG GTTGTGCATTATGTGTGACTCTTCCAATGAGTTTATTGAACTTTTTCag aagctaTAA